TACCGCTAATTGTTTCGTATAAATAGTATTTTATTTGCAACAATTAGTAATAAAATGCTATTTTTTTAGAGGACGTTAACAAAAAAACCGAACGGAATGTGTTTATAGACTGGGATTTATGCGTTAGAAAGTAAGACGAAAAAATAGTATAATGAAACAATGGTTTCTGATTGTATGGTTTTTGGGTTTTGGTGTACTACAGTCGGCCCGGGCGCAGAAGATTGTCCAGCGCGACTATGACCCACCCCAGCGGAATGTAAAAGGGGGCGGAAAAGTGGTAAAGGTGGAATACACCAACCACAAGATGATTGTATTTTTCGTCGCGGAAGACCGGGACTACGCTCAGCGAGCTACGATTTACGGTCCGGGGCACCCCAATTGCTGGCGTTTGTTCGACACGAAAAGCCAGCAGGAGTATGCCCTGTTGTACATCAAAAATATCAAGGCGGACGGGGAACTGGTGGGAAGCATACTGGATGATCCGAGCGGTGTTCGTCTGCGCGACGTAAGGAGCATTACGTGTGAGGCTCACTTTGAGCGGCCGGGTAAAAACGTGCTTTCCGTTGATATGATTGAGCAGGACGTTGAGCGGTATGAAGGGCGGGTGGATCCCCGGAATCCGTTGGGGGGAGTCAGCTCGCAGTGGCCGTACAACGTATACGATCTGCGGGTAATGGTCTACCGGGATGACTTGAAAAATTCCAAACCGCCCGTTCGGAAGGCACCAGTCAAACCGGCTCCAAAACCCACGCCTGCGCCCGCAAAGAAACCGTTGCCCAAAGTAGTAACGCCACCGGACTCGGTGATCGCTCAGATACCGCGCAGAGAGTCGCCCAAACCAGCCCCGGCGGGAAAGGTGGAAAACTTTGGATCGAACGTGGAAGCGGGCCGGACCTACCGGTTGAATAACCTGCTGTTTAAGCAGTCGGCTTACGTAATTGAGCCCAAATCGTACCCGGAACTCGATTCGCTGGTGGCCCTTATGAACCGGAATCCGGGCATGGAAATCGAACTGGCGGGCCATACGGACAATGTTGGCGACCCCAGACTAAACGTGGCGCTGGCCCAAAAACGGGTTGATGCCGTTAAAAGCTATCTGGTAAACAAAGGCATCCAGTCGGCGCGAATCCAGACCAAAGCGTACGGGGGCAGCAAACCGATTGCCGATAATTCACGCGAG
This Larkinella insperata DNA region includes the following protein-coding sequences:
- a CDS encoding OmpA family protein, with the protein product MKQWFLIVWFLGFGVLQSARAQKIVQRDYDPPQRNVKGGGKVVKVEYTNHKMIVFFVAEDRDYAQRATIYGPGHPNCWRLFDTKSQQEYALLYIKNIKADGELVGSILDDPSGVRLRDVRSITCEAHFERPGKNVLSVDMIEQDVERYEGRVDPRNPLGGVSSQWPYNVYDLRVMVYRDDLKNSKPPVRKAPVKPAPKPTPAPAKKPLPKVVTPPDSVIAQIPRRESPKPAPAGKVENFGSNVEAGRTYRLNNLLFKQSAYVIEPKSYPELDSLVALMNRNPGMEIELAGHTDNVGDPRLNVALAQKRVDAVKSYLVNKGIQSARIQTKAYGGSKPIADNSREETRRLNRRVEVTILK